From the Deinococcus radiotolerans genome, one window contains:
- a CDS encoding c-type cytochrome has protein sequence MNAPQSTPARRDPQRPDPQPGEAAVTRRRQWVRGSVASWGLGATLGVILGVGLLIATPKLMGKPAEATPASTAPANTNENGAASGMASSGQGSSDSTSNMTTSTQNSNTVQGSGEQGSTPNSGGASSDSTASTDTQGDSAGSTTGSMSGETTTPAEGASSTAGETAAAQSGSSDAPGNPEAGQTIFAGNCAGCHGANGQGQVGPSLVTADGPKSWTLAQFTTTLRDGKTPDRQLGNLMPRFGEAQISDTQVADLQAYIKTLN, from the coding sequence ATGAATGCACCCCAGTCCACCCCGGCCCGCCGCGACCCCCAGCGCCCCGACCCGCAGCCGGGCGAGGCGGCGGTCACCCGCCGCCGCCAGTGGGTGCGGGGCAGCGTGGCCTCGTGGGGACTGGGCGCCACGCTGGGCGTCATCCTGGGCGTGGGCCTACTGATCGCCACGCCCAAGCTGATGGGCAAACCGGCCGAGGCCACGCCCGCCAGCACCGCGCCCGCCAACACCAACGAGAACGGCGCAGCCAGTGGCATGGCCAGCAGCGGGCAGGGCAGCAGCGACAGCACCAGCAACATGACGACCAGCACGCAGAACAGCAACACCGTCCAGGGCAGCGGCGAGCAGGGCTCCACCCCGAACAGTGGCGGCGCCAGCAGTGACAGCACGGCCAGCACCGACACGCAGGGGGACTCGGCGGGCTCCACGACGGGCTCCATGTCGGGCGAGACCACTACCCCGGCCGAGGGCGCGTCCAGCACGGCCGGCGAGACGGCCGCCGCGCAGTCGGGCAGCAGCGACGCCCCGGGCAACCCCGAGGCCGGTCAGACCATCTTCGCCGGCAACTGCGCCGGGTGCCACGGCGCGAACGGGCAGGGGCAGGTCGGCCCTAGTCTCGTGACCGCCGACGGCCCCAAGAGCTGGACGCTGGCGCAGTTCACGACCACCCTCCGCGATGGCAAGACACCGGACCGTCAGCTGGGCAACCTGATGCCCCGCTTCGG
- a CDS encoding MGMT family protein produces the protein MTSDPTPAFRERVLALVARIPEGRVMTYGQLALLAGNPGAARQAGFVLNSLVGGSDLPWQRVINAQGRVSTHKVGFGDLQEGLLSAEGVVFRDGRCELSRVQWWPDDERAAPPEPLL, from the coding sequence ATGACCAGCGACCCCACCCCCGCCTTCCGTGAGCGCGTCCTGGCCCTGGTGGCCCGCATCCCGGAGGGCCGCGTCATGACCTACGGGCAGCTGGCGCTGCTGGCCGGCAATCCCGGTGCGGCGCGGCAGGCAGGCTTCGTGCTGAACTCACTGGTGGGCGGCTCGGACCTGCCCTGGCAGCGGGTGATCAACGCACAGGGCCGCGTCAGCACCCACAAGGTGGGGTTCGGGGACCTGCAAGAGGGCCTGCTGAGCGCCGAGGGCGTGGTGTTCAGGGACGGCCGCTGCGAACTGAGCCGCGTGCAGTGGTGGCCGGACGACGAACGCGCGGCGCCGCCCGAGCCGCTGCTGTGA